The Streptomyces sp. HUAS CB01 genome has a segment encoding these proteins:
- a CDS encoding YwqJ-related putative deaminase has product MHTAPQPSPTATTGDPRLSWSSAEAAARPPVLRFRRDGILPTVAAALSVRGTTLTCTAAKGDQAPTLHPLVQDFLDTLVSGQRERFTGRCPEAILLSRHIGATDAARSKRAQRKPLTSGEARRSLKHAKLTTRRIREDGDPLHGSYAAPCRSCTAMLAHFGVRTVEPTQTQNG; this is encoded by the coding sequence ATGCACACGGCACCGCAACCGTCGCCGACAGCCACGACAGGCGACCCCAGGCTCAGCTGGAGCAGCGCGGAGGCCGCAGCACGCCCGCCCGTACTCCGCTTCCGCCGCGACGGGATCCTGCCCACCGTCGCCGCCGCACTCTCCGTCCGCGGCACCACGCTCACCTGCACCGCGGCCAAGGGGGACCAGGCACCCACCCTCCACCCGCTCGTCCAGGACTTCCTCGACACACTCGTCAGCGGCCAGCGGGAACGCTTCACCGGCCGATGCCCCGAAGCCATCCTGCTCTCCCGCCACATCGGCGCCACCGACGCGGCACGCTCCAAACGCGCCCAGCGCAAACCACTCACATCCGGCGAAGCCCGGCGCTCCCTCAAGCACGCCAAACTCACCACCCGGCGCATCCGCGAGGACGGCGACCCGCTCCACGGCAGCTACGCCGCCCCCTGCCGCTCCTGCACGGCGATGCTCGCCCACTTCGGCGTACGCACCGTCGAGCCCACCCAGACCCAGAACGGCTGA
- a CDS encoding sensor histidine kinase encodes MTTTGAHQDSAGDASPRSLLWWGRRRSAVLDVGLGLVSAVECALEGVRFSETAALPVPVGVVFGLLAGSVLVLRRRWPVAVVLVSIAITPAEMGFLMGIVGLYTLAASEAPRRVIAALAGMSLLGTLIVTFVRTRQDVTTADFDPGPWYVPVVSVVMSIGLTAPPLLLGLYVGARRRLMESLRERAVSLEQELSLLADRAEQQAQWARTEERTRIAREMHDVVAHRVSLMVVHAAALQAVALKDPQKAVRNAALVGDMGRQALTELREMLGVLRSGEEVAARVAAEPVPLAAVGAAAAAAAEAAEAAVTGEGPSLADLGSLVEQSRLAGMAVELSVQGESRVYRPEVEQTAFRVVQEALTNVHKHAAGAKAWVRVAHRDAEIAMQVENGPSERGAADAGLPSGGNGLVGMRERVSALGGVFVSGPTDGGGFRVSAVLPMGAPVESPVESPAV; translated from the coding sequence ATGACCACAACGGGGGCACACCAGGACTCCGCGGGCGACGCGTCGCCGCGGAGCTTGCTGTGGTGGGGGCGGCGGCGGAGCGCGGTGCTGGACGTGGGGCTGGGCCTCGTGTCCGCGGTGGAGTGTGCGCTGGAGGGGGTGCGGTTCTCGGAGACGGCCGCGCTGCCCGTACCGGTGGGGGTGGTCTTCGGGCTGCTCGCCGGGTCGGTGCTGGTGCTGCGCCGGCGCTGGCCGGTCGCCGTGGTGCTGGTGTCGATCGCGATCACGCCGGCCGAGATGGGCTTCCTGATGGGCATCGTCGGGCTGTACACCCTCGCCGCGTCGGAGGCGCCGCGGCGGGTGATCGCGGCGCTGGCGGGGATGTCGTTGCTGGGGACGCTGATCGTCACGTTCGTGAGGACGCGGCAGGACGTCACGACGGCCGATTTCGATCCGGGGCCCTGGTACGTGCCGGTGGTGTCGGTCGTGATGTCGATCGGGCTGACCGCTCCGCCGTTGCTGCTGGGCCTGTACGTGGGGGCGCGGCGGCGGTTGATGGAGAGCCTGCGGGAGCGTGCGGTCAGTCTGGAGCAGGAGCTGTCGCTGCTGGCGGACCGTGCGGAGCAGCAGGCGCAGTGGGCGCGTACGGAGGAGCGGACCCGGATCGCGCGGGAGATGCACGACGTGGTGGCGCACCGGGTGAGTCTGATGGTGGTGCACGCGGCGGCGCTGCAGGCGGTGGCGTTGAAGGACCCGCAGAAGGCGGTGAGGAACGCCGCGTTGGTGGGGGACATGGGCCGGCAGGCGTTGACTGAGCTGCGGGAGATGCTGGGCGTGCTGCGGTCGGGCGAGGAGGTCGCGGCGCGGGTGGCGGCGGAGCCGGTGCCGTTGGCGGCGGTGGGGGCGGCGGCCGCGGCTGCCGCCGAGGCGGCGGAGGCCGCGGTGACGGGGGAGGGGCCGTCGCTGGCGGATCTCGGGTCGCTGGTGGAGCAGTCGCGGTTGGCGGGGATGGCGGTGGAGCTCTCGGTGCAGGGGGAGTCGCGGGTGTACCGGCCGGAGGTGGAGCAGACGGCGTTCCGGGTGGTGCAGGAGGCGTTGACGAACGTGCACAAGCACGCGGCGGGGGCGAAGGCGTGGGTGCGGGTCGCCCATCGTGACGCGGAGATCGCGATGCAGGTGGAGAACGGTCCGTCGGAGCGGGGTGCGGCGGACGCGGGTCTGCCGAGTGGGGGGAACGGTCTGGTGGGTATGCGGGAGCGTGTGTCGGCGCTGGGTGGGGTGTTCGTGTCGGGGCCGACGGACGGGGGCGGTTTCCGGGTGTCGGCGGTGCTGCCGATGGGCGCGCCGGTGGAGTCACCGGTGGAGTCGCCGGCGGTGTGA
- a CDS encoding SMI1/KNR4 family protein, translating to MTTGRIGLGAPPGPQGRGNAAPPNAAYAGQVVHFPDPVRAARHPMGVRVDEHGFPDFSPYARAAAEIAEPPEGFGVDELRLTDYVSANAALAATGHELWDTIPPVATPHGWTWHHVAGSRRLELVPVEVKALLRHHGGVATTVVDHGKRGTRPLQETRPAHFGLPKGSASVSEQQLLGVEEDLGYRLPGAYRSFLKAAGGCAPVGAALDAELGLLVDQPFFTVREEAAVNDLVYVNKCLRDHLTKDYLGVAFVQGGLLAVKVRGADVGSVWFCAYDDARDRDGWTVTERVERLLLPCGEDFDVFLARLAGNPPELETVANLMVDGGFARAVPVGE from the coding sequence ATGACGACAGGTCGGATCGGCCTGGGGGCACCTCCCGGCCCCCAGGGCCGGGGGAACGCAGCGCCGCCGAACGCGGCCTACGCCGGGCAGGTCGTTCACTTCCCGGATCCGGTGAGGGCTGCTCGGCATCCTATGGGTGTCCGGGTGGACGAGCACGGTTTTCCGGATTTCTCGCCCTATGCACGGGCGGCGGCGGAGATCGCCGAGCCTCCGGAGGGTTTCGGCGTCGACGAACTGCGGCTGACGGACTACGTGTCGGCGAACGCGGCGCTGGCGGCGACCGGTCATGAGCTGTGGGACACGATTCCGCCGGTGGCGACGCCGCACGGCTGGACGTGGCACCACGTGGCGGGCAGCCGTCGGCTGGAGCTGGTGCCGGTCGAGGTGAAGGCGCTGCTGAGGCATCACGGCGGTGTGGCGACGACCGTGGTGGACCACGGCAAGCGCGGGACGCGTCCGCTGCAGGAGACGCGGCCGGCGCACTTCGGTCTGCCGAAGGGCTCGGCGTCGGTGTCGGAGCAGCAACTGCTGGGTGTGGAGGAGGACTTGGGGTACCGCCTGCCGGGTGCGTACCGCTCCTTCCTGAAGGCGGCCGGGGGGTGTGCGCCGGTGGGCGCGGCGCTCGACGCGGAGTTGGGGCTGCTGGTGGACCAGCCGTTCTTCACGGTGCGTGAGGAGGCGGCGGTCAACGACCTGGTGTACGTGAACAAGTGCCTCCGGGACCATCTGACGAAGGACTATCTGGGCGTCGCTTTCGTCCAGGGCGGGCTGCTCGCGGTCAAGGTCCGCGGCGCGGACGTGGGTTCGGTGTGGTTCTGTGCGTACGACGATGCCCGGGACCGGGACGGCTGGACGGTGACGGAGCGGGTGGAGCGCCTGCTGCTGCCGTGCGGTGAGGACTTCGACGTGTTCCTGGCCCGGCTGGCGGGGAATCCGCCGGAGTTGGAGACCGTGGCGAACCTGATGGTGGACGGCGGCTTCGCGCGTGCCGTCCCGGTGGGGGAGTGA
- the glmU gene encoding bifunctional UDP-N-acetylglucosamine diphosphorylase/glucosamine-1-phosphate N-acetyltransferase GlmU — MSANRPAAVVVLAAGEGTRMKSKTPKVLHEIAGRSLVGHVVSAARELGPEQLVVVVGHASEQVKEHLAAHYEGTRTAFQAEQNGTGHAVRMALEELGQAPDGTVVVVCGDTPLLSGETLSALAGTHAADGNAVTVLTAEVPDSTGYGRIVRDAATGAVTAIVEHKDASEAERAIKEINSGVFAFDGRLLADALGKVRTDNSQGEEYLTDVLGILREAGHRVGASVAGDHREILGINNRVQLAEARRLLNQRLLERAMTAGVTVVDPASVLVDVTVTFERDAVVHPGTQLLGATHVAEDAEVGPNTRLRDTVVGRGARVDNTVAEGAVIGESASVGPYAYLRPGTRLGAKAKAGTYVEMKNASIGEGTKVPHLSYVGDATIGEYTNIGAASVFVNYDGEAKHHTTIGSHCKTGSDNMFVAPVTVGDGAYTAAGSVITKDVPPGSLAVARGQQRNIEGWVARKRPGSAAAQAAQAAGEAVEREG; from the coding sequence GTGAGCGCCAACCGCCCGGCCGCCGTCGTCGTCCTTGCAGCGGGTGAGGGCACCCGCATGAAGTCGAAGACCCCCAAGGTCCTGCACGAGATCGCCGGACGCTCGCTCGTCGGGCACGTCGTGTCCGCCGCCCGCGAGCTCGGGCCCGAGCAGCTCGTCGTGGTCGTGGGTCATGCGAGCGAGCAGGTCAAGGAGCATCTCGCCGCGCACTACGAGGGGACGCGGACCGCGTTCCAGGCGGAGCAGAACGGCACGGGTCATGCCGTGCGGATGGCCCTGGAGGAGCTTGGGCAGGCGCCGGACGGCACGGTCGTGGTCGTGTGCGGTGACACTCCCCTTCTTTCCGGTGAGACGCTGTCGGCGCTCGCCGGGACGCACGCCGCCGACGGCAACGCGGTGACGGTGCTGACGGCGGAGGTCCCGGATTCGACGGGGTACGGGCGGATCGTCCGGGACGCCGCCACGGGCGCGGTGACCGCGATCGTGGAGCACAAGGACGCGTCCGAGGCCGAGCGGGCGATCAAGGAGATCAACTCGGGTGTCTTCGCGTTCGACGGCCGGTTGCTGGCGGACGCGCTCGGCAAGGTGCGTACGGACAACAGCCAGGGCGAGGAGTACCTGACGGACGTGCTCGGGATCCTGCGCGAGGCGGGGCACCGGGTGGGTGCGTCGGTGGCCGGGGACCACCGGGAGATCCTGGGGATCAACAACCGCGTGCAGCTGGCGGAGGCGCGCCGGCTGCTGAACCAGCGGTTGCTGGAGCGGGCGATGACGGCCGGTGTGACGGTGGTGGATCCGGCGTCGGTGCTGGTGGACGTGACGGTGACGTTCGAGCGGGACGCGGTGGTCCATCCGGGTACGCAGCTGCTGGGTGCGACGCATGTGGCGGAGGACGCCGAGGTGGGTCCGAACACGCGGCTGCGGGACACGGTGGTGGGCCGGGGCGCGCGGGTGGACAACACGGTGGCCGAGGGTGCGGTGATCGGTGAGTCGGCGTCGGTGGGCCCGTACGCGTATCTGCGTCCCGGGACGAGGCTTGGCGCGAAGGCCAAGGCGGGTACGTATGTGGAGATGAAGAACGCCTCGATCGGTGAGGGCACGAAGGTGCCGCATCTGTCGTACGTGGGTGACGCGACGATCGGCGAGTACACGAACATCGGTGCGGCTTCGGTGTTCGTGAACTACGACGGTGAGGCGAAGCACCACACGACGATCGGTTCTCACTGCAAGACGGGGTCGGACAACATGTTTGTTGCTCCTGTCACAGTCGGGGACGGTGCGTACACCGCGGCGGGCTCGGTGATCACGAAGGACGTGCCTCCGGGTTCGCTGGCCGTGGCCCGCGGTCAGCAGCGGAATATCGAGGGTTGGGTGGCGCGGAAGCGTCCGGGTAGCGCGGCGGCGCAGGCGGCTCAGGCCGCGGGTGAGGCCGTGGAGCGCGAAGGCTGA
- a CDS encoding SUKH-3 domain-containing protein, with amino-acid sequence MPDHPLSTTRFPVAVDAALRDAGWQPGRWDIKLAERWADALRAHVSPGGHRHAVFPAAVEAWAEFGALRITPPGPGRQIAPAALHLDPLAGLHLARTLSDLGRALDTEIAPLGEEGDAQAVLAIDAEGRVYSLDHTGDWYLGADLDQALTTLVNGNQPARLTTS; translated from the coding sequence ATGCCCGACCACCCCCTCAGCACCACCCGTTTCCCCGTCGCCGTCGACGCAGCCCTGCGCGACGCGGGATGGCAACCGGGACGCTGGGACATCAAGCTCGCCGAACGCTGGGCCGACGCCCTCCGCGCCCACGTCTCCCCCGGCGGCCACCGGCACGCCGTCTTCCCCGCCGCCGTCGAGGCCTGGGCCGAGTTCGGCGCCCTCCGCATCACCCCGCCCGGACCCGGCCGCCAGATCGCACCCGCGGCCCTCCACCTCGACCCCCTGGCCGGACTCCACCTCGCCCGCACCCTCAGCGACCTCGGACGCGCGCTCGACACCGAGATCGCCCCCCTCGGAGAGGAAGGCGACGCCCAGGCCGTCCTCGCCATCGACGCCGAAGGCCGCGTCTACAGCCTCGACCACACCGGCGACTGGTACCTCGGCGCCGACCTCGACCAGGCCCTCACCACCCTCGTCAACGGCAACCAGCCCGCGCGCCTCACCACGTCCTGA